Genomic segment of Psychrobacter sanguinis:
TATCTGCTTATGGGCAAACAGATAGAAAGCAGCTTCCTCAAACCTTCGCTGATGATAAACTAGCAAATTTTGAGGCGAGCGCTCAAGCTGGTATCAGTGAAGAGGACTGGGAAATTAATATACAAGCTAATATCAAGGATGATGATATTGATGATAAGGATGTCAGTTTTGATGGCTCTTATGTGGCGGGTAAGTCTGCTAACCAGTGGCTCATTGCTGGCCAGATTCCAACATGGTGGGGCCCAGGTAATGATGGCAGTCTAATACGTGGTGATGCCTCAAAGCCAGTTATTGGGCTGACAATGCAGCGAGATACTCAAGCAGCACCAAGCTCACCTTATCTTAACTGGATTGGTCCTTGGCAGTATCAATTATTTCTAGGTCAACTGGATGACTATAATGCCATTCCCGATACCAAGCTTATTGGCACTAGACTTAGTGCAAGTCCTACCCCATGGCTAGAATTGGGAGCCTCGCGAATGATCATGTGGGGTGGCGATGGCCGTTCTGAAAGTTTTAGCTCGTTTGTCGATGCCTTAACCGGTAAAAATGACAATACCGGTGATCCCGATACTGATCCTACCAACAGCTTGGCAGGCTTTGATGCCCGAGTGAATCTTGCTCCATTAATTAATAGTGACTTCCCTGTAGGTGTCTATGGTCAATATGTGGGTGAAGATGAAGCCGGTGGTTTACCCTCCAAAAATATGTATTTAGCGGGTATTGATTATGCCTCATCTATTAACACACCTAATCAAGGCGTTATACCCTACCAACTGTATGCTGAATGGGCCGACACTCGCACTGGAGGTGACATTAGAGGCATATCCTACAACCATTATATTTATAAAGATGGTTACTATCAGTATGGCTATCCTTTAGGTCATGCTCTAGGTGGTGATGCAGAGAGCTACACTATTGGAAGTAAACTCTGGATGGACAATCAGAATTTTATCAATGCTAAAGTCCAACATGCGAAAGTCAACCAATCTAATCGAACTACCAACTATACTTTCCCAGAATCAGATAAGCTAACCGTATTAGATGTGGCTTGGGAACATCAGTTAAATCCAAAAACTACTATCTCTAGTCGTGCTTGGGTATCTGATTCAGATATTCATTCAACAGATGTTGGTGGTGGTATTGGCGTTGAGTTTGCTAACTTTTAATAGCTGACTAATCCCTTACTAAAAAGCTCTAAACCATTATATGGCTTAGAGCTTTTTTATTAGGGCGTGTCCTCAATTTAACTTACAGTGAATAATAGTACAAGCTAACCTGAGTTCGGGATAAGAGCTTGCCTAAATCATTGAAAC
This window contains:
- a CDS encoding capsule assembly Wzi family protein, which encodes MPNLNPTSSRLSNLTVLAIGISLVSVVASAKNLQMNDVTLKSELDWLQVQGVIQISTSTWPLTTNEINRALESANISTPEQQQIVQSVRHTLNKQPKSLVNTTVSAYGQTDRKQLPQTFADDKLANFEASAQAGISEEDWEINIQANIKDDDIDDKDVSFDGSYVAGKSANQWLIAGQIPTWWGPGNDGSLIRGDASKPVIGLTMQRDTQAAPSSPYLNWIGPWQYQLFLGQLDDYNAIPDTKLIGTRLSASPTPWLELGASRMIMWGGDGRSESFSSFVDALTGKNDNTGDPDTDPTNSLAGFDARVNLAPLINSDFPVGVYGQYVGEDEAGGLPSKNMYLAGIDYASSINTPNQGVIPYQLYAEWADTRTGGDIRGISYNHYIYKDGYYQYGYPLGHALGGDAESYTIGSKLWMDNQNFINAKVQHAKVNQSNRTTNYTFPESDKLTVLDVAWEHQLNPKTTISSRAWVSDSDIHSTDVGGGIGVEFANF